The following proteins are encoded in a genomic region of Nocardioides renjunii:
- a CDS encoding dioxygenase family protein, with protein sequence MTTPMPALYIGHGAPPLLDDPIWSGQLAAWAQDLPRPTAVLIVSAHWESAPVSLSASGAPLVYDFGGFAPKYYEMTYETPDATALARRVAAMMPSTEPVHQHVSRGLDHGAWVPLKIMYPDADIPVLQMSLPTDDPHRLMKLGERLRPLREEGVLIVGSGFLTHGLPFLTDWSIDAAAPGWSQDFDLWAAEALARGDVDTLSDYRAKAPGMPYAHPTVEHYTPLFVTLGAATAADEPATQVIDGYWMGLSKRSLQVA encoded by the coding sequence ATGACGACCCCCATGCCTGCCCTCTACATCGGCCACGGCGCGCCGCCGCTGCTCGACGACCCGATCTGGTCCGGGCAGCTCGCCGCCTGGGCGCAGGACCTGCCCCGCCCCACGGCGGTCCTCATCGTCTCGGCGCACTGGGAGTCCGCTCCGGTCAGCCTCTCCGCGAGCGGCGCACCCCTCGTCTACGACTTCGGCGGCTTCGCGCCGAAGTACTACGAGATGACCTACGAGACCCCGGACGCGACGGCGCTGGCCCGACGCGTCGCGGCCATGATGCCGAGCACTGAGCCGGTGCACCAGCACGTCTCCCGCGGCCTCGACCACGGGGCGTGGGTGCCGCTGAAGATCATGTATCCCGACGCCGACATCCCGGTCCTGCAGATGTCGCTGCCCACCGACGACCCCCACCGGCTGATGAAGCTGGGCGAGCGGCTGCGGCCGCTCCGCGAGGAGGGCGTGCTCATCGTCGGCTCCGGCTTCCTGACCCACGGCCTGCCGTTCCTCACCGACTGGAGCATCGACGCCGCGGCTCCCGGCTGGTCGCAGGACTTCGACCTGTGGGCCGCGGAGGCGCTGGCGCGGGGGGACGTCGACACCCTGTCGGACTACCGCGCGAAGGCGCCGGGCATGCCCTACGCCCACCCGACCGTCGAGCACTACACGCCGCTCTTCGTCACGCTCGGTGCAGCGACCGCGGCCGACGAGCCGGCGACGCAGGTCATCGACGGCTACTGGATGGGGCTCTCGAAGCGGTCGCTGCAGGTCGCCTGA
- a CDS encoding uracil-DNA glycosylase — MSALAGLVEKDLVAADWAEALAPVDDRIAAMGRFLREEVAAGRGYQPAGDLVFRAFRRPLADVRVLVVGQDPYPNPSHPIGLSFAVERHVWPLPPSLVNIYVELRDDLGIVPPRHGDLSAWADQGVMLLNRSLTVRPGDSNSHQGKGWEAITERAITALAERGGPCAAILWGRHAQSLKPLLGDIPWVESAHPSPLSARRGFFGSKPFSRVNRLLEEQGAEPVDWGLPEYN, encoded by the coding sequence GTGAGCGCGCTCGCCGGGCTCGTCGAGAAGGACCTCGTCGCCGCCGACTGGGCGGAGGCGCTGGCCCCGGTGGACGACCGCATCGCGGCGATGGGCCGCTTCCTGCGCGAGGAGGTGGCGGCCGGCCGCGGCTACCAACCTGCCGGCGACCTGGTCTTCCGGGCGTTCCGGCGCCCGCTCGCCGACGTACGCGTCCTCGTCGTGGGCCAGGACCCCTACCCCAACCCGAGCCACCCGATCGGCCTGAGCTTCGCCGTCGAGCGGCACGTGTGGCCGCTGCCGCCCAGCCTGGTCAACATCTACGTCGAGCTGCGCGACGACCTCGGCATCGTGCCGCCCCGCCACGGCGACCTGTCGGCGTGGGCGGACCAGGGCGTGATGCTGCTCAACCGGTCGCTGACCGTGCGCCCGGGTGACTCCAACAGCCACCAGGGCAAGGGCTGGGAGGCCATCACGGAGCGGGCGATCACCGCCCTCGCCGAGCGCGGCGGTCCGTGCGCGGCCATCCTCTGGGGCCGGCACGCACAGTCGCTCAAGCCGCTCCTCGGCGACATCCCGTGGGTGGAGTCGGCGCACCCGTCGCCGCTGAGCGCGCGCCGCGGGTTCTTCGGGTCCAAGCCGTTCAGCCGGGTCAACCGGCTGCTCGAGGAGCAGGGCGCGGAGCCGGTCGACTGGGGCCTTCCGGAATATAATTGA
- a CDS encoding pyridoxal phosphate-dependent decarboxylase family protein — protein MTSGTADPLERLRALQGADLPVHGGRTLAYVYDSGEPEVDRVAREAVAAYAASNALDPTAFPSLLQMENELVGFTCALLDAPGTAVGTVTSGGTESILLAVQGARDSRPDVVRPRMVLPSTAHAAFHKAAHYFGVEAVLVPVGPDFRADPVAMAEAMDDDTVLVVASAPSYAHGVVDPVTAVAAAAAAHGIRCHVDACIGGWVLPYAARLGRAVPPWTFAVEGVTSISVDTHKYAYAPKGTSLLLHRDAGLRRPQFFASAAWPGYTMLNATTQSTRSGGPVAGTWAVVEHIGDAGYLELADRALVAVDAIVERIEREPALRLVVPPDSTLVAMATDSSCDPFTLTDELVDRGWYVQPQLSHGADGASIHLSVSAGTLAHVEEFATALTESLAAAQAAGPVAVDADVVAFIEALDPTTLDDDDFDGLLAASGLVGTAADGGLELPTRMAAVNAMLDVASPPMREALLVAFLDRLQRPVRRS, from the coding sequence ATGACCTCCGGCACGGCTGACCCCCTCGAGCGCCTCCGGGCCCTGCAGGGCGCCGACCTGCCCGTCCACGGCGGGCGCACGCTGGCCTACGTCTACGACTCCGGCGAGCCCGAGGTCGACCGGGTCGCACGCGAGGCCGTGGCCGCCTACGCCGCCTCCAACGCCCTCGACCCGACCGCGTTCCCGTCGCTGCTGCAGATGGAGAACGAGCTGGTCGGGTTCACGTGCGCCCTCCTCGACGCCCCGGGCACGGCGGTCGGGACGGTCACCTCCGGCGGCACGGAGTCGATCCTGCTGGCGGTGCAGGGTGCGCGCGACAGCAGGCCCGACGTCGTACGCCCCCGGATGGTGCTGCCCTCGACCGCGCACGCCGCGTTCCACAAGGCCGCCCACTACTTCGGCGTCGAGGCGGTGCTGGTGCCGGTCGGTCCCGACTTCCGCGCCGACCCCGTTGCGATGGCCGAGGCGATGGACGACGACACCGTCCTGGTCGTCGCCAGCGCACCGTCGTACGCCCACGGGGTGGTGGACCCGGTCACCGCCGTCGCGGCCGCCGCGGCCGCCCACGGGATCCGCTGCCACGTCGACGCCTGCATCGGCGGGTGGGTGCTGCCCTACGCCGCCCGGCTCGGCCGCGCGGTGCCGCCGTGGACCTTCGCCGTCGAGGGCGTCACGTCGATCTCGGTGGACACCCACAAGTACGCCTACGCGCCCAAGGGCACCTCCCTGCTGCTCCACCGCGACGCGGGCCTGCGCCGGCCGCAGTTCTTCGCGTCGGCGGCCTGGCCGGGCTACACGATGCTGAACGCGACGACGCAGTCCACCCGCTCGGGAGGGCCGGTCGCCGGGACCTGGGCGGTCGTCGAGCACATCGGCGACGCCGGCTACCTCGAGCTAGCGGACCGGGCGCTCGTCGCGGTCGACGCCATCGTCGAGCGCATCGAGCGGGAGCCGGCGCTGCGCCTCGTGGTCCCGCCCGACTCGACGCTGGTCGCGATGGCGACCGACTCCTCGTGCGACCCGTTCACCCTGACCGACGAGCTCGTCGACCGTGGCTGGTACGTCCAGCCGCAGCTGTCGCACGGCGCCGACGGAGCGAGCATCCACCTCTCGGTGAGCGCGGGCACGCTCGCGCACGTCGAGGAGTTCGCGACGGCGCTCACGGAGTCGCTCGCCGCGGCGCAGGCCGCCGGACCGGTCGCGGTGGACGCGGACGTGGTGGCCTTCATCGAGGCGCTCGACCCGACGACGTTGGACGACGACGACTTCGACGGCCTGCTGGCGGCATCCGGCCTGGTCGGCACGGCGGCCGACGGCGGGCTCGAGCTGCCGACGAGGATGGCCGCGGTCAACGCGATGCTCGACGTCGCCTCGCCGCCCATGCGAGAGGCCTTGCTCGTCGCCTTCCTCGACCGGCTCCAGCGACCGGTGCGCCGCTCGTGA
- a CDS encoding MFS transporter, whose translation MTSTLDTSRLSRGVRIGYGSGSVATGAFGTVPGLMLLPYLTDELGIAALWAGVIVFLPKAWDVVLNPVAGRVSDRTIDPAGPRRPWLIRAGLMLAGAFALIFAAPDLGSSLLEAGWVLVFFVLAASAYAFFQVPYVAMPAEITASYDERTRLMTWRVAILAFTIMLAGATAPVIRDAIGGRDGYRVMGVVMSVLIAVGVVSAWWGTRRAPVGAVAAGAGSLREQLRIVGQARDFRVLLTTFVLQALATGCMLAGVDYLAGDVLASSGAATVLFVCFVGPALLLTPVWTAVGTRIGKRRGYVIASLVLAAGAVLAVTARIAPPAVVFAATALVGVGYAGCQVFPMAMLPDAAAVDSARTGENRAGVYTGVWTAGETLGLALGPAVFAVVLALGGYLSSEGREITQPGSALTAITLGFSVLPAALTLLSLWWLRQYTLDAAEVAAAEGAPHDLRHG comes from the coding sequence GTGACGAGCACCCTGGACACCTCGCGGCTGTCCCGTGGCGTCCGGATCGGCTACGGCAGCGGGTCGGTCGCCACCGGCGCCTTCGGCACCGTGCCCGGGCTGATGCTGCTCCCCTACCTCACCGACGAGCTCGGCATCGCCGCGCTGTGGGCCGGGGTGATCGTCTTCCTCCCCAAGGCCTGGGACGTCGTCCTCAACCCGGTCGCGGGGCGGGTCAGCGACCGGACCATCGACCCGGCAGGACCGCGCCGGCCCTGGCTGATCCGCGCCGGGCTGATGCTGGCGGGCGCCTTCGCGCTCATCTTCGCGGCGCCCGACCTCGGGAGCTCGCTGCTCGAGGCGGGCTGGGTGCTGGTGTTCTTCGTGCTCGCGGCGTCGGCGTACGCGTTCTTCCAGGTCCCCTACGTCGCGATGCCCGCGGAGATCACCGCGTCCTACGACGAGCGCACGCGGCTGATGACGTGGCGGGTGGCGATCCTGGCGTTCACCATCATGCTGGCCGGTGCGACGGCACCGGTGATCCGCGACGCGATCGGCGGCCGCGACGGCTACCGCGTGATGGGCGTGGTGATGTCGGTCCTGATCGCGGTCGGGGTAGTGAGCGCCTGGTGGGGCACCCGCCGGGCGCCGGTCGGCGCCGTCGCCGCCGGAGCGGGGTCGCTGCGCGAGCAGCTGCGGATCGTCGGGCAGGCGCGCGACTTCAGGGTCCTGCTCACCACCTTCGTCCTCCAGGCGCTGGCGACCGGCTGCATGCTGGCGGGGGTCGACTACCTCGCGGGCGACGTGCTGGCGAGCTCGGGAGCGGCCACCGTCCTGTTCGTCTGCTTCGTCGGCCCGGCCCTGCTGCTGACGCCCGTGTGGACCGCGGTCGGCACGCGGATCGGCAAGCGACGCGGCTACGTCATCGCCTCGCTCGTGCTGGCCGCAGGGGCCGTGCTCGCGGTCACCGCGCGGATCGCGCCGCCGGCGGTCGTCTTCGCCGCGACCGCCCTGGTCGGCGTCGGCTACGCCGGCTGCCAGGTCTTCCCGATGGCGATGCTGCCCGACGCGGCGGCGGTCGACTCGGCCCGGACGGGCGAGAACCGCGCGGGCGTCTACACGGGCGTCTGGACGGCGGGCGAGACCCTCGGCCTCGCCCTGGGACCGGCCGTCTTCGCCGTCGTGCTGGCGCTGGGCGGCTACCTCTCGAGCGAGGGCCGGGAGATCACCCAGCCCGGCTCGGCCCTGACCGCGATCACGCTCGGGTTCTCCGTGCTGCCCGCGGCGCTGACCCTGCTGAGCCTGTGGTGGCTGCGGCAGTACACCCTCGACGCCGCCGAGGTGGCGGCAGCGGAAGGAGCCCCCCATGACCTCCGGCACGGCTGA
- a CDS encoding alpha/beta fold hydrolase encodes MDLIPTPGQVVSAAGNVAHTVLHGGLADLRRMPRTLIDDGELREVYHYLPAPEVPQTGDPVLLVAPLAAPALCYDLRRGCSLVEHLIGGGRPTYLVDYGRVPLEDRTVGMEHWVDEVLPLAVRAVHEHSGGRGVHLVGWSLGGLFALLTAADAQDLPIASLTVVGSPVDVTKVPLVAPVRPLLDLTQGRGPVTRAHRALGGVPTSLVGWAFTAASAQQVVAKPLAVLTHLDDTDYLAQVEAVTRFMSNTTAYPGRSFGQLYHRFLEGDALVGGSTEIGGRTVDLAAIEVPVLVFAGNTDGIAPLPAVRPVVPLLSGSREVRFEIVPGGHLGMLTGRAARGTTWTTIDEWVEQWSAGPEPTGPRTIGANPSRRYGSAGSRSLGQR; translated from the coding sequence ATGGACCTCATCCCCACGCCCGGACAGGTGGTGTCGGCGGCCGGGAACGTGGCGCACACCGTGCTCCACGGCGGGCTGGCCGACCTCCGCCGGATGCCGCGGACGCTGATCGACGACGGGGAGCTGCGCGAGGTCTACCACTACCTGCCCGCCCCCGAGGTCCCGCAGACCGGCGACCCGGTCCTGCTGGTGGCGCCGCTCGCCGCGCCGGCCCTGTGCTACGACCTGCGCCGGGGCTGCTCGCTGGTGGAGCACCTGATCGGAGGGGGCCGTCCGACCTACCTCGTCGACTACGGGCGGGTGCCCCTCGAGGACCGGACCGTCGGCATGGAGCACTGGGTCGACGAGGTCCTCCCGCTGGCCGTCCGGGCAGTCCACGAGCACTCCGGCGGCCGCGGCGTGCACCTCGTCGGGTGGAGCCTCGGCGGTCTCTTCGCCCTGCTCACCGCCGCCGACGCCCAGGACCTCCCGATCGCCTCGCTCACCGTCGTCGGATCACCGGTCGACGTCACGAAGGTGCCCCTGGTCGCCCCGGTGCGCCCGCTGCTCGACCTCACCCAGGGTCGGGGCCCGGTCACCCGTGCCCACCGGGCGCTGGGCGGCGTGCCGACGTCGCTGGTCGGCTGGGCCTTCACCGCGGCGTCGGCGCAGCAGGTGGTCGCCAAGCCGCTGGCGGTGCTGACCCACCTCGACGACACGGACTACCTCGCGCAGGTGGAGGCGGTGACCCGGTTCATGTCCAACACGACCGCCTACCCCGGCCGCAGCTTCGGCCAGCTCTACCACCGCTTCCTCGAGGGCGACGCGCTCGTGGGCGGCAGCACGGAGATCGGCGGGCGCACCGTCGACCTGGCCGCGATCGAGGTGCCGGTGCTCGTGTTCGCCGGCAACACCGACGGCATCGCGCCGCTGCCCGCCGTACGCCCTGTGGTGCCGCTGCTCAGCGGATCGCGCGAGGTGCGCTTCGAGATCGTCCCCGGCGGCCACCTCGGCATGCTCACCGGACGCGCGGCACGTGGCACGACGTGGACGACGATCGACGAGTGGGTGGAGCAGTGGTCGGCCGGCCCGGAGCCGACCGGCCCGCGCACGATCGGCGCCAACCCGTCGCGCCGCTACGGCTCGGCGGGCTCCCGGTCCCTGGGCCAGCGGTGA
- a CDS encoding fasciclin domain-containing protein, producing the protein MKRRVPALLAASALALGAVQATAPAASAQAAPGEDSLAALLTSDGNTFDKNKNDFDIVTEAALAIVGAKPDSPVALLADGSQKLTVFAPTDQAFRLLAKDLTGKNIKSEKAIFDALVELAGVDTIETVLLYHVVPGKTLTSGKVLKADGAKLATAQGGKIKVKVTMKPKVSVTLKDLDKDATDPKAVLDALDLNKGNKQVAHGIDRVLRPIDL; encoded by the coding sequence ATGAAGCGTCGCGTTCCCGCCCTTCTCGCCGCCTCTGCCCTCGCGCTCGGCGCGGTGCAGGCCACGGCCCCCGCTGCCAGCGCCCAGGCCGCCCCCGGGGAGGACAGCCTCGCCGCCCTCCTGACCTCGGACGGCAACACGTTCGACAAGAACAAGAACGACTTCGACATCGTCACCGAGGCCGCGCTCGCGATCGTCGGCGCGAAGCCGGACTCGCCGGTGGCCCTCCTCGCCGACGGCAGCCAGAAGCTCACCGTCTTCGCTCCCACCGACCAGGCCTTCCGCCTGCTGGCCAAGGACCTGACCGGCAAGAACATCAAGTCCGAGAAGGCGATCTTCGACGCGCTCGTCGAGCTCGCCGGTGTCGACACCATCGAGACCGTGCTGCTCTACCACGTCGTCCCGGGCAAGACCCTCACCAGCGGCAAGGTCCTCAAGGCCGACGGCGCCAAGCTCGCCACCGCCCAGGGCGGCAAGATCAAGGTCAAGGTGACCATGAAGCCCAAGGTGTCGGTGACGCTGAAGGACCTCGACAAGGACGCCACCGACCCGAAGGCCGTGCTCGACGCCCTCGACCTCAACAAGGGCAACAAGCAGGTCGCGCACGGCATCGACCGCGTGCTGCGCCCGATCGACCTCTGA
- a CDS encoding RNA polymerase sigma factor, producing the protein MSTVAFPARAPRRYGGAVVTGVALEDEQDDDVRSVAARLVDGDELALEEIFDRWSALVHTYALRALRDPHDAEDVTQQVFVAAWRSRHTLTPSPTALPAWLIGIARHKVADARAARARDSDRVAAVAAQPEAHHDLVEAVDREVADRLVVRQAVQDLPDPRRTIVFLAFWEERSHAEIAETTGLPLGTVKSHVRRGLVQVQQKLEGVRRVPR; encoded by the coding sequence ATGAGCACCGTCGCGTTCCCCGCCCGCGCGCCACGCCGGTACGGTGGCGCAGTGGTCACCGGCGTCGCACTCGAGGACGAGCAGGACGATGACGTCCGCTCGGTCGCAGCTCGTCTCGTGGACGGTGACGAGCTCGCCCTCGAGGAGATCTTCGACCGCTGGTCGGCGCTGGTCCACACCTACGCCCTCCGGGCGCTCCGCGACCCGCACGACGCGGAGGACGTCACGCAGCAGGTCTTCGTGGCCGCGTGGCGCAGCCGGCACACGCTGACTCCCAGCCCGACGGCGCTGCCCGCCTGGCTGATCGGCATCGCCCGGCACAAGGTCGCCGACGCCCGGGCCGCGCGGGCCCGCGACAGCGACAGGGTCGCCGCGGTCGCCGCCCAGCCCGAGGCCCACCACGACCTCGTGGAGGCCGTCGACCGCGAGGTCGCCGACCGCCTCGTCGTCCGCCAGGCCGTCCAGGACCTCCCGGACCCGCGCCGCACCATCGTGTTCCTCGCGTTCTGGGAGGAACGCAGCCACGCCGAGATCGCGGAGACCACCGGCCTCCCGCTCGGCACCGTCAAGAGCCACGTCCGTCGTGGCCTCGTCCAGGTCCAGCAGAAGCTCGAGGGGGTGCGCCGTGTCCCACGTTGA
- a CDS encoding anti-sigma factor, producing the protein MSHVDLEELAGVALDHDDTSDEVRRHVASCPECRAVVASLAEARHLAGEGPLVAPPRHVRDRVLAHVRTPGAAADAPTSAPSPPIPLRRGSHRTTGTGQAPSGRRGVPVWAAGLAAALALVAGLGLGRVLGDGDAAPEAVDPPTQSATVVAAADLTALDSDAARGEASAVRSEDTVTLRVRARELGEEDGFHEVWLINVDGTRMVALGVLANGDAGEFQVPRGLIDDGYRIVDISIEPEDGDPTHSGVSLARGELA; encoded by the coding sequence GTGTCCCACGTTGATCTCGAGGAGCTCGCCGGGGTCGCCCTCGACCACGACGACACCTCCGACGAGGTGCGTCGCCATGTCGCCTCCTGCCCGGAGTGCAGGGCCGTCGTCGCGTCCCTCGCCGAGGCCCGGCACCTCGCCGGCGAGGGCCCGCTCGTCGCCCCGCCGCGCCACGTCCGCGACCGCGTGCTCGCCCACGTGCGCACGCCGGGTGCCGCCGCCGACGCCCCGACCTCCGCTCCCTCTCCGCCCATCCCGCTGCGCCGCGGCTCGCACCGCACGACCGGCACGGGTCAGGCCCCCTCCGGGCGACGCGGCGTCCCCGTGTGGGCCGCCGGGCTCGCCGCCGCACTGGCCCTCGTGGCCGGACTCGGCCTCGGCCGCGTCCTGGGCGACGGCGACGCCGCCCCCGAGGCCGTGGACCCGCCGACGCAGTCCGCCACCGTCGTCGCGGCCGCCGACCTCACCGCGCTCGACAGCGACGCCGCCCGCGGCGAGGCCAGCGCCGTGCGTTCCGAGGACACCGTCACCCTCCGCGTGCGCGCCCGCGAGCTCGGCGAGGAGGACGGCTTCCACGAGGTCTGGCTCATCAACGTCGACGGCACCCGCATGGTGGCCCTCGGCGTGCTGGCGAACGGCGACGCGGGCGAGTTCCAGGTCCCCCGGGGGCTCATCGACGACGGCTACCGGATCGTCGACATCTCCATCGAGCCCGAGGACGGCGACCCCACCCACTCCGGGGTCAGCCTCGCCCGCGGCGAGCTCGCCTGA
- a CDS encoding FMN-binding glutamate synthase family protein translates to MRWRYAVLGGTVAAAAATTAHDLVQRKHAILRNFPVVGHARFLVEKFGPELRQYIVTSNDEERPFSRDQRRWVYASAKLENNYFGFGTDNDVENAAGYPVIKHRTFAGPGAATMPHAQEEVVLPCAKVMGAARGRTHAFRPGSVVNVSGMSFGSLSGKAIEALNKGAAMTGSLQNTGEGALSPHHRHGGDIIFQIGTAYFGCRDERGRFDLDRLVDLVHSAPVRAIEIKLSQGAKPGLGGMLPGEKVSREIAEIRGIPEGKDCASPSRHAEFHDVDSMLDFVERVAGATGLPVGIKSAVGNLTMWDDLTEEMARGGRGVDFVNIDGGEGGTGAAPMIFADSVAYPFRIGFAEVYRRFAAAGLTDDVVFLGAGKLGIPENAIVAFALGVDMVQVGREAMMAIGCIQAQKCHTDHCPVGVATQDPRYTRGLDVSLKSVRAANYIRSLRRDLLKVSEAIGVVHPGLIGPGDIDILDGTRSAVGLAGTYGYDPTWPRLGPRLVEEIQSLMVAQAATHGTAVDEHP, encoded by the coding sequence ATGAGGTGGAGGTACGCGGTCCTGGGCGGCACGGTGGCGGCCGCGGCCGCGACGACGGCGCACGACCTGGTCCAGCGCAAGCACGCGATCCTGCGCAACTTCCCCGTCGTGGGCCACGCCCGCTTCCTGGTGGAGAAGTTCGGACCCGAGCTGCGCCAGTACATCGTCACGAGCAACGACGAGGAGCGGCCCTTCAGCCGCGACCAGCGGCGCTGGGTCTACGCCAGCGCCAAGCTGGAGAACAACTACTTCGGCTTCGGCACCGACAACGACGTCGAGAACGCCGCGGGCTACCCGGTCATCAAGCACCGGACCTTCGCCGGGCCCGGTGCGGCGACGATGCCGCACGCCCAGGAGGAGGTCGTCCTGCCGTGCGCCAAGGTGATGGGCGCCGCGCGCGGGCGTACGCACGCCTTCCGCCCGGGATCGGTCGTCAACGTCTCCGGGATGAGCTTCGGATCGCTGTCCGGCAAGGCCATCGAGGCGCTCAACAAGGGTGCGGCGATGACGGGGTCCCTGCAGAACACGGGGGAGGGGGCCCTCTCCCCGCACCACCGCCACGGCGGCGACATCATCTTCCAGATCGGCACGGCCTACTTCGGCTGCCGTGACGAGCGCGGCCGGTTCGACCTGGACCGGCTCGTCGACCTCGTCCACTCCGCGCCGGTCAGGGCGATCGAGATCAAGCTCAGCCAGGGCGCCAAGCCGGGGCTGGGCGGGATGCTGCCCGGGGAGAAGGTCAGCCGGGAGATCGCCGAGATCCGCGGCATCCCGGAGGGCAAGGACTGCGCCTCGCCGAGCCGCCACGCGGAGTTCCACGACGTCGACTCGATGCTCGACTTCGTGGAGCGGGTGGCCGGGGCGACGGGCCTGCCGGTCGGGATCAAGTCGGCGGTCGGCAACCTCACGATGTGGGACGACCTCACCGAGGAGATGGCCCGCGGCGGCCGCGGGGTCGACTTCGTCAACATCGACGGCGGCGAGGGCGGCACCGGTGCCGCGCCGATGATCTTCGCCGACTCGGTGGCCTATCCCTTCCGGATCGGCTTCGCCGAGGTCTACCGCCGCTTCGCGGCCGCCGGCCTCACCGACGACGTGGTGTTCCTCGGCGCCGGCAAGCTCGGCATCCCCGAGAACGCCATCGTCGCCTTCGCCCTCGGCGTCGACATGGTGCAGGTCGGCCGCGAGGCCATGATGGCCATCGGCTGCATCCAGGCACAGAAGTGCCACACCGACCACTGCCCGGTCGGCGTCGCCACCCAGGACCCGCGCTACACGCGCGGTCTCGACGTCAGCCTCAAGAGCGTGCGGGCGGCCAACTACATCCGCTCCCTGCGCCGCGACCTGCTCAAGGTGTCCGAGGCGATCGGCGTCGTGCACCCCGGGCTCATCGGACCCGGCGACATCGACATCCTCGACGGCACCCGCTCGGCCGTCGGGCTGGCCGGGACCTACGGCTACGACCCCACGTGGCCGCGCCTGGGCCCCCGCCTGGTCGAGGAGATCCAGTCGCTCATGGTCGCCCAGGCGGCCACGCACGGCACCGCGGTCGACGAGCACCCCTGA
- a CDS encoding alpha,alpha-trehalose-phosphate synthase (UDP-forming): MSRTSKADLVIVANRLPVDRVSQPDGSVTWRPSPGGLVTALEPVLRANDGAWIGWPGSADEDEIEPFVENGLSLVPVSMSSQEVEEFYEGFSNGTLWPLYHDVVAKPEFHREWWESYVAVNRRFADRAAEVAADGATVWVQDYQLQLVPQMLREQRPDLRIGFYLHIPFPPAELFSQLPWRRQILEGLLGADLIGFQLPGAAANFVRLVRSRVGHKTHRDTIYLPDGRPVKATAFPISIDTAGFEELARSSGVDERAAEIREALGNPRKIFLGVDRLDYTKGIYSRLRAFGELVRDGHLDVEDAVFVQVATPSRERVEQYRILRDDIERLVGRINGDHGRIGRPAISYMHVSYPRDEMTALYRAADIMVVTPFRDGMNLVAKEYVACRFDNKGALVLSEFAGAAQELRQAWLVNPYDIDGMKASLLEAYAADDKETGRRMRAMRKTVVANDVSKWARDFLDELAAVPDHHDKTVRRTPAG; this comes from the coding sequence GTGAGCCGGACCTCCAAGGCAGACCTCGTGATCGTGGCCAACCGGCTACCCGTGGACCGGGTGAGCCAGCCGGACGGGTCGGTGACGTGGCGCCCCTCCCCCGGCGGCTTGGTGACAGCGCTCGAGCCGGTGCTGCGCGCCAACGACGGCGCCTGGATCGGCTGGCCCGGGTCGGCCGACGAGGACGAGATCGAGCCGTTCGTGGAGAACGGGCTCTCCCTCGTGCCGGTCTCGATGAGCTCCCAGGAGGTCGAGGAGTTCTACGAGGGCTTCTCCAACGGCACCCTCTGGCCGCTCTACCACGACGTCGTCGCCAAGCCGGAGTTCCACCGCGAGTGGTGGGAGTCCTACGTCGCGGTCAACCGGCGCTTCGCCGACCGCGCCGCCGAGGTCGCCGCCGACGGGGCGACGGTCTGGGTGCAGGACTACCAGCTCCAGCTCGTCCCGCAGATGCTCCGCGAGCAGCGGCCCGACCTGCGGATCGGCTTCTACCTCCACATCCCGTTCCCGCCCGCCGAGCTCTTCTCGCAGCTCCCGTGGCGACGCCAGATCCTCGAGGGGCTGCTCGGCGCCGACCTGATCGGCTTCCAGCTGCCCGGTGCCGCCGCCAACTTCGTACGCCTGGTGCGCAGCCGCGTGGGCCACAAGACCCACCGCGACACCATCTACCTCCCCGACGGGCGGCCGGTGAAGGCCACCGCGTTCCCGATCTCCATCGACACGGCCGGATTCGAGGAGCTGGCCCGCAGCAGCGGCGTCGACGAGCGGGCCGCCGAGATCCGCGAGGCGCTCGGCAACCCGCGCAAGATCTTCCTCGGCGTGGACCGGCTCGACTACACCAAGGGCATCTACTCGCGACTGCGCGCCTTCGGCGAGCTCGTCCGCGACGGACACCTCGACGTGGAGGACGCGGTCTTCGTGCAGGTCGCGACGCCGTCGCGCGAGCGCGTGGAGCAATATCGCATCCTGCGCGACGACATCGAGCGGCTGGTCGGCCGCATCAACGGCGACCACGGTCGCATCGGGCGTCCGGCCATCTCCTACATGCACGTCTCCTACCCGCGCGACGAGATGACGGCGCTCTACCGCGCGGCCGACATCATGGTCGTCACGCCGTTCCGCGACGGGATGAACCTCGTCGCCAAGGAGTACGTCGCCTGCCGCTTCGACAACAAGGGCGCGCTGGTCCTCTCCGAGTTCGCCGGCGCCGCGCAGGAGCTGCGCCAGGCGTGGCTGGTCAACCCCTACGACATCGACGGCATGAAGGCCTCGCTGCTCGAGGCCTACGCCGCCGACGACAAGGAGACCGGTCGCCGGATGCGCGCCATGCGCAAGACGGTCGTGGCCAACGACGTGTCCAAGTGGGCGCGCGACTTCCTCGACGAGCTCGCGGCGGTGCCCGACCACCACGACAAGACGGTGCGCCGGACGCCGGCAGGCTGA